Proteins encoded by one window of Halomonas sp. SH5A2:
- a CDS encoding YajG family lipoprotein, translating to MLRRHLLSLSATLLATVWLAGCASPHYLQLSPERTANVPSVGQGQEVTVLAQDGRDSEVIGNRAGGGMSTAQITVNSHEIIPRLQQEAERAVADMGFTPTRQTADGRPSLTLELASLTYAQGNSDQPLIDEARIEGVLRAIARNDGTTYTGTYTSRRNQEYAVKPDKDTNTRMVNDLLSDALNRAFSDQDLGQLLAR from the coding sequence ATGCTACGGCGTCATTTGCTCTCTTTATCTGCCACTTTGCTGGCCACGGTGTGGCTTGCAGGCTGTGCAAGTCCCCACTACCTGCAGCTTTCCCCCGAACGTACCGCCAACGTCCCCTCTGTCGGTCAAGGGCAGGAAGTAACTGTTCTGGCGCAGGATGGCCGTGACAGCGAGGTGATTGGCAACCGTGCCGGCGGCGGCATGTCCACCGCGCAAATCACCGTCAACAGTCATGAAATCATTCCGCGCTTGCAGCAGGAAGCCGAGCGAGCAGTCGCCGACATGGGCTTCACGCCCACCCGGCAAACCGCCGACGGACGCCCCAGCCTGACGCTGGAGTTGGCAAGCCTTACCTACGCACAGGGCAACAGCGACCAGCCATTGATCGACGAGGCTCGGATTGAGGGCGTGCTGCGCGCCATCGCGCGTAATGACGGCACCACCTATACAGGTACCTACACATCCCGGCGCAATCAGGAATACGCGGTCAAGCCCGACAAGGATACCAACACGCGCATGGTCAACGATCTACTAAGCGATGCGCTGAATCGCGCCTTCAGTGATCAAGACCTCGGCCAATTGCTGGCCCGCTAA
- a CDS encoding alpha-ketoglutarate-dependent dioxygenase AlkB family protein produces MAYTDLFENDEMKLINLLPHDGEAYYHGQILDVGTADRYLAQCISQLSWAHDRAFMFGKEIVTQRKMAWYADEPVSYTYSGYTKTALVWPDFLCEIKQQVESSSGDTFNSCLCNFYSSGDEGMGWHSDGEKELVEDGVIGSLTLGSARKFSFKHKVTGERLSLSLEHGSLLIMKGSTQKNWLHSLPKTKKVSDPRVNLTFRQMRF; encoded by the coding sequence ATGGCGTATACCGATCTATTCGAAAACGATGAGATGAAGTTGATTAACCTGCTGCCGCATGACGGGGAAGCCTATTACCACGGACAAATTCTGGACGTTGGTACAGCTGATCGTTACCTGGCGCAATGCATCAGTCAGCTAAGCTGGGCGCATGATCGTGCGTTCATGTTTGGCAAAGAGATCGTGACCCAGAGGAAAATGGCCTGGTACGCGGATGAGCCCGTCTCCTATACGTACTCTGGATATACCAAGACGGCATTGGTGTGGCCTGATTTTTTGTGCGAGATTAAACAGCAAGTGGAGAGCAGCAGCGGTGATACCTTCAATTCGTGCCTGTGTAATTTTTACAGCTCAGGCGATGAAGGCATGGGGTGGCACAGCGATGGCGAAAAAGAGCTGGTGGAAGACGGGGTGATCGGGTCGTTGACGCTAGGCAGCGCGAGAAAATTTTCCTTCAAACATAAAGTCACCGGCGAGCGGTTGTCACTGAGTCTTGAGCACGGCAGCTTGTTGATAATGAAAGGCAGTACTCAGAAAAACTGGCTACATAGCCTGCCCAAAACCAAGAAAGTATCTGATCCACGGGTTAATTTGACCTTCAGGCAGATGCGTTTCTGA
- a CDS encoding DUF1820 family protein, which produces MAAKPIYRVVVHQQGEIWDLYVREIFQSELWGFIEVEEFVFEDASRVVIDPASEKLQRTFEGVKRSYLPLNAIVRIDEVEREGPLKAVKSDAQVAEFPRPFSLPPRGD; this is translated from the coding sequence ATGGCGGCCAAGCCAATTTACCGAGTGGTGGTACACCAACAGGGTGAAATTTGGGATTTATACGTGCGCGAGATATTCCAAAGCGAACTCTGGGGCTTTATTGAAGTCGAGGAGTTTGTCTTTGAAGATGCCTCAAGGGTGGTAATTGACCCAGCGAGCGAAAAATTGCAGCGCACCTTCGAAGGCGTCAAGCGAAGCTACCTCCCGCTCAACGCGATCGTGCGCATTGATGAAGTGGAGCGCGAGGGACCTTTGAAAGCCGTTAAAAGCGACGCGCAGGTGGCGGAGTTTCCTCGTCCGTTTTCACTCCCACCGCGCGGAGATTAG
- a CDS encoding sulfate/molybdate ABC transporter ATP-binding protein, with protein MSIRLHNIAKHFGTTQALEPINLDIQEGELVGLLGPSGSGKTTLLRIIAGLENADQTPTPGKILFGERDVTQVHVRDRRIGFVFQHYALFRHMSVYDNVAFGLTVMPRAKRPSAQDIRARVYRLLEMVKLEAFADRYPAQLSGGQQQRVSLARALAVEPDVLLLDEPFGALDAKVRQELRRWLRHLHEEFNFTSVFVTHDQEEALELSDRVVVMSNGRIEQIDTPETLYRAPKNRFVFEFLGDVNYLEGKVHNGTLTCGDAHLAVDLPDGDAELLLRPHEIRLAEQPTPESHLPVTITAISPVGAEVRVELEADWLAKPWLATVRHTDFENLTLRRGKRLYAHPRHWRRFPEATENAMAQTHVA; from the coding sequence ATGAGCATTCGCTTACACAATATCGCCAAGCATTTTGGGACGACTCAAGCGCTGGAACCGATCAACCTGGATATCCAGGAAGGCGAGCTGGTTGGCCTGCTGGGTCCCTCCGGCTCGGGTAAAACCACCCTGCTACGCATCATTGCCGGGCTCGAAAACGCCGACCAAACGCCCACTCCGGGCAAGATTTTATTCGGCGAGCGCGATGTCACCCAGGTGCATGTCCGCGACCGGCGGATTGGCTTCGTATTTCAGCATTACGCCTTGTTCCGCCATATGAGCGTCTACGACAACGTCGCGTTTGGCTTGACCGTCATGCCGCGTGCCAAGCGTCCCTCGGCCCAGGACATTCGCGCCCGGGTGTATCGTCTGCTTGAAATGGTCAAACTCGAAGCCTTTGCCGACCGCTACCCGGCGCAGCTCTCAGGTGGCCAGCAACAGCGCGTGTCACTGGCCCGTGCGCTGGCCGTCGAGCCAGATGTGCTGCTGCTCGACGAGCCGTTTGGCGCGCTTGATGCCAAAGTGCGCCAGGAACTGCGCCGCTGGCTGCGTCATCTGCACGAAGAGTTCAACTTCACCAGCGTGTTTGTTACCCACGACCAGGAAGAAGCCCTTGAGCTCTCGGACCGCGTCGTCGTAATGAGCAATGGGCGTATCGAGCAGATCGACACGCCGGAAACCCTCTACCGGGCGCCCAAAAACCGCTTTGTGTTTGAGTTTCTCGGCGACGTCAATTACCTGGAAGGCAAGGTACACAACGGCACGCTCACCTGCGGCGACGCGCACCTGGCGGTGGATTTACCGGACGGCGACGCAGAATTGTTGCTGCGGCCCCATGAAATCCGCCTGGCCGAGCAGCCTACCCCGGAAAGCCACCTGCCAGTGACGATCACCGCGATTTCCCCCGTGGGCGCTGAAGTCCGCGTGGAGCTGGAAGCCGACTGGCTGGCAAAGCCCTGGCTGGCAACGGTCCGCCACACCGACTTTGAAAACCTGACATTGCGCCGCGGCAAACGGCTTTACGCCCACCCGCGCCATTGGCGACGCTTCCCCGAAGCGACTGAAAACGCAATGGCGCAAACCCACGTCGCATAG
- a CDS encoding TIGR04211 family SH3 domain-containing protein has product MQIAQFCHRYRAVAAGVLVSVWCANGVAQSDNSAWVTDELSTYVRSGPTDGYRIVGTLSAGEQVEVLETSGDYTRVRGDGGDTVWILSDELQQTPSATEQLPELEAQVESLTDELDGINDEWEQRVATMRESLEARQQRIDELETRNDQLSSNVDESSEQVRALQARLDTQEEDLLMRYFMYGGGVAGAGLVVGLIVPHLPRRRKKRDRWF; this is encoded by the coding sequence ATGCAGATAGCTCAATTTTGTCATCGTTACCGGGCGGTTGCCGCCGGTGTATTAGTCAGTGTGTGGTGTGCCAATGGCGTTGCCCAATCGGATAACAGCGCCTGGGTAACCGACGAACTTTCAACCTACGTGCGCAGTGGCCCTACTGATGGCTACCGCATCGTGGGGACGCTCAGCGCCGGCGAGCAGGTTGAAGTGCTTGAAACCAGCGGCGACTATACCCGCGTGCGCGGCGATGGCGGCGATACCGTATGGATTTTGAGCGATGAGCTCCAGCAAACGCCCAGTGCCACCGAGCAGTTGCCCGAGCTGGAAGCGCAGGTGGAATCGCTGACAGACGAGTTAGACGGTATCAACGACGAGTGGGAGCAGCGCGTGGCAACCATGCGCGAATCGCTGGAAGCTCGTCAGCAACGTATTGACGAGCTGGAAACCCGTAACGATCAGTTGAGCAGTAACGTCGATGAGTCGAGCGAGCAGGTGCGCGCTCTGCAAGCACGGCTTGATACCCAGGAAGAAGACCTGCTGATGCGCTACTTCATGTACGGTGGGGGCGTAGCCGGTGCGGGCTTGGTTGTTGGACTTATCGTGCCTCACCTGCCGCGTCGGCGTAAAAAACGCGATCGCTGGTTTTAA
- a CDS encoding thiopurine S-methyltransferase, which yields MTDLWRARWQEGRIGFHLPQPHPALTHYWPSLGVPVRAKVLVPLCGKTLDMRWLAEAGHPVLGVELAPEAIEQFLAQSPTPVSRYQQAGFNISRQGNIELWCGDFFHLHIQQASEIGAFYDRAALIALPEATRQRYAFHLAQLTPPGAKGLLVSVAHEGEGGGPPYSVPNQEVETLLTPNFRVSLLEETEPDERGLTETVWHLVRRGPLEP from the coding sequence ATGACTGATCTCTGGCGAGCTCGGTGGCAGGAGGGGCGTATTGGCTTTCATTTGCCCCAACCACACCCAGCGCTGACTCATTACTGGCCATCGCTAGGCGTGCCTGTCCGCGCCAAGGTGCTTGTCCCTTTGTGCGGTAAAACGCTGGATATGCGTTGGCTTGCTGAAGCGGGGCATCCAGTGCTTGGTGTTGAGCTGGCGCCCGAGGCAATCGAGCAGTTTCTCGCTCAGTCGCCGACCCCGGTATCGCGTTATCAGCAGGCGGGTTTCAATATCAGCCGCCAAGGTAATATTGAGTTGTGGTGCGGCGATTTTTTTCACTTGCACATCCAGCAGGCAAGCGAAATCGGCGCGTTTTACGACCGCGCCGCGCTGATCGCCCTGCCCGAAGCGACGCGCCAGCGTTATGCGTTTCATCTTGCCCAACTGACGCCGCCGGGGGCCAAGGGGCTGCTGGTGAGTGTGGCCCACGAGGGAGAGGGCGGCGGCCCTCCCTATAGCGTCCCGAATCAGGAAGTCGAAACGCTGTTGACGCCCAACTTCCGGGTGTCGCTGTTGGAAGAGACCGAGCCGGATGAGCGCGGGTTAACGGAAACCGTTTGGCATTTAGTGCGTCGTGGGCCGTTGGAGCCATAA